A region of Burkholderiales bacterium JOSHI_001 DNA encodes the following proteins:
- a CDS encoding 2-oxoacid:ferredoxin oxidoreductase, beta subunit (PFAM: Thiamine pyrophosphate enzyme, C-terminal TPP binding domain) yields MNAPVKFYQTGTFTVGNRLLEPGQRSLQSSQQRSNSLNSGHRACQGCGEALGARYAVDAAMRASDNQLIAVNATGCLEVFSTPYPETSWQLPWIHSLFGNAAAVGTGVAAALKVKARKAGLPLSATRVIAQGGDGGTTDIGFGCLSGMFERNDDVLYICYDNEAYMNTGVQRSSATPPAARTATTMAVGAHPGAEFGQGKNLPAIAMAHGIPYVATATVADLRELEAKVEKAMSIRGARYLHVLVPCPLGWGAASQDTIRLARLARETGLFPVFDAEHGEVTAVTKIRHRVPVEDYLKPQKRFAHLFGKGADPATLAAIQARADRNIRRFGLLDEEAAT; encoded by the coding sequence ATGAATGCCCCCGTCAAGTTCTACCAAACCGGCACCTTCACCGTCGGCAACCGCCTGCTCGAACCCGGGCAACGCAGCCTGCAGTCGTCGCAGCAGCGCAGCAACTCGCTGAACTCCGGCCACCGCGCCTGCCAGGGCTGCGGCGAGGCGCTGGGCGCGCGCTACGCGGTGGACGCCGCGATGCGCGCCAGCGACAACCAGCTGATCGCTGTCAATGCCACCGGCTGCCTGGAGGTGTTCTCCACGCCCTACCCGGAAACCTCCTGGCAGTTGCCCTGGATCCACTCCTTGTTCGGCAATGCCGCGGCGGTGGGCACCGGCGTGGCCGCGGCCTTGAAGGTCAAGGCCAGGAAGGCCGGCCTGCCGCTCAGCGCCACCCGCGTGATTGCACAGGGCGGTGACGGTGGCACCACCGACATCGGTTTCGGTTGCCTGTCCGGCATGTTCGAGCGCAACGATGATGTGCTCTACATCTGCTACGACAACGAGGCCTACATGAACACCGGCGTGCAGCGCAGCAGCGCCACACCGCCGGCGGCGCGCACCGCCACCACCATGGCCGTGGGTGCGCACCCGGGTGCCGAGTTCGGCCAGGGCAAGAACCTGCCGGCCATCGCGATGGCCCACGGCATTCCCTACGTGGCCACGGCCACGGTGGCCGACCTGCGCGAGCTGGAAGCCAAGGTCGAGAAGGCGATGAGCATCCGCGGCGCACGCTACCTGCACGTGCTGGTGCCCTGCCCGCTGGGCTGGGGCGCGGCCTCGCAGGACACCATCCGCCTGGCGCGGCTGGCGCGCGAAACCGGCCTGTTCCCGGTGTTCGACGCCGAGCATGGCGAGGTCACCGCCGTCACCAAGATCCGCCACCGTGTGCCGGTGGAGGACTACCTGAAGCCGCAGAAGCGTTTCGCGCACCTCTTCGGCAAGGGCGCCGACCCCGCCACGCTGGCCGCCATCCAGGCCCGCGCCGACCGCAACATCCGCCGCTTCGGCCTGCTGGACGAGGAAGCCGCAACATGA
- a CDS encoding 2-oxoacid:acceptor oxidoreductase, gamma subunit, pyruvate/2-ketoisovalerate family (PFAM: Pyruvate ferredoxin/flavodoxin oxidoreductase~TIGRFAM: 2-oxoacid:acceptor oxidoreductase, gamma subunit, pyruvate/2-ketoisovalerate family), which produces MLQIRIHGRGGQGVVTAADMLAIAAFNQGRHAQSFPSFGSERTGAPVVAFCRIDDREIRLREPILSPDVLIVQDPTLLHQVDVFQGLKPDGYVLINSRKSLDELGLSEMTQGRDRSHLLTVPATDIAIAHVGRPLPNAVLLGGFAALAGLISLDAVEHAIRDRFTGKVAEGNVAAARQAFEHVRQELLEQTHA; this is translated from the coding sequence ATGCTGCAGATCCGAATCCACGGCCGCGGCGGCCAAGGGGTGGTCACCGCCGCCGACATGCTGGCCATCGCGGCCTTCAACCAGGGTCGCCACGCGCAGTCGTTTCCCAGCTTCGGCTCGGAGCGCACCGGCGCGCCGGTGGTGGCCTTCTGCCGCATCGACGACCGTGAGATCCGGCTGCGCGAGCCGATCCTGTCGCCCGACGTGTTGATCGTGCAGGACCCCACGCTGCTGCACCAGGTGGACGTGTTCCAGGGCCTGAAGCCCGACGGCTACGTGCTGATCAACAGCCGCAAGAGCCTGGACGAACTGGGCCTGTCCGAGATGACGCAGGGCCGGGACCGCAGCCACCTGCTGACCGTGCCCGCCACCGACATCGCCATCGCCCACGTCGGGCGGCCGCTGCCCAACGCGGTGCTGCTGGGTGGTTTTGCGGCGCTGGCAGGGCTGATTTCACTGGACGCGGTGGAGCACGCCATACGCGACCGGTTCACCGGCAAGGTGGCGGAAGGCAATGTGGCCGCGGCGCGGCAGGCGTTTGAACACGTGCGGCAGGAACTCCTGGAGCAAACCCATGCTTAA
- a CDS encoding FAD/FMN-dependent dehydrogenase (PFAM: FAD binding domain; FAD linked oxidases, C-terminal domain~TIGRFAM: glycolate oxidase, subunit GlcD), protein MNAPQELKSLTASTSSSATPSDRSARQAQVLAALAPLLPAHALLHHKEDTVPYECDGLTAYRQLPLLVALPETEGQVAAVLAACHALSVPVVARGAGTGLSGGAMPHELGVTLSMAKFNRILKMDLVSRTAVVQCGVRNLAISEAAAPLGLYYAPDPSSQIACTIGGNVAENSGGVHCLKYGLTLHNVLKLRGFTAQGEAVTFGSDALDAPGLDLMSVLVGSEGMLAVVTDVTVKLTPKPQVARCIMASFDDIRKAGDAVAAVIAAGIIPAGLEMMDKPMTAAVEDFVQAGYDLNAEAILLCESDGTPEEVAEEIQRMLDVLTGCGATRMEVSKDEAQRMRFWSGRKNAFPASGRISPDYMCMDSTIPRKRLADILLAIQAMEKKYDLRCCNVFHAGDGNLHPLILFDANDPDQLHRCELFGADILETSVALGGTVTGEHGVGVEKLSSMCVQFSPEERAQMLAVKHAFDPAGGLNPGKVIPTLHRCAEYGKMHVKKGLLPFPELERF, encoded by the coding sequence ATGAATGCGCCCCAGGAACTGAAATCGCTGACGGCGTCCACTTCCTCTTCGGCCACGCCGAGCGACCGCAGCGCGCGCCAGGCCCAGGTGCTGGCCGCGCTGGCACCGCTGCTGCCGGCCCACGCGCTGCTGCACCACAAGGAAGACACGGTGCCGTATGAGTGCGATGGCCTCACCGCCTACCGCCAGTTGCCGCTGCTGGTGGCGCTGCCGGAAACCGAAGGCCAGGTGGCCGCGGTGCTGGCGGCCTGCCACGCCTTGAGCGTGCCGGTGGTGGCGCGCGGCGCCGGCACCGGGCTGTCCGGCGGGGCCATGCCGCATGAACTGGGCGTGACCCTGTCCATGGCCAAGTTCAACCGCATCCTGAAGATGGACCTCGTCAGCCGCACCGCGGTGGTTCAGTGTGGGGTGCGCAACCTGGCCATCAGCGAAGCCGCCGCGCCGCTGGGCCTGTATTACGCCCCCGACCCCAGCAGCCAGATCGCCTGCACCATCGGCGGCAATGTGGCCGAAAACTCGGGCGGCGTGCACTGCCTGAAGTACGGCCTCACGCTGCACAACGTGCTGAAGCTGCGTGGCTTCACCGCCCAAGGCGAAGCGGTCACCTTCGGCTCGGACGCACTCGACGCCCCAGGCCTGGACCTGATGAGCGTGCTGGTCGGCAGCGAAGGCATGCTGGCGGTGGTGACCGACGTGACCGTGAAGCTGACGCCCAAGCCCCAGGTGGCCCGTTGCATCATGGCCAGCTTCGACGACATCCGCAAAGCCGGCGACGCGGTGGCCGCGGTCATCGCCGCCGGCATCATCCCGGCCGGGCTGGAGATGATGGACAAGCCCATGACGGCGGCGGTGGAAGACTTCGTGCAGGCCGGCTACGACCTGAACGCCGAAGCCATCCTGCTGTGCGAAAGCGACGGCACGCCCGAAGAGGTGGCCGAAGAGATCCAGCGCATGCTGGACGTGCTGACCGGCTGCGGCGCCACGCGCATGGAGGTCAGCAAGGACGAAGCCCAGCGCATGCGTTTCTGGAGCGGGCGCAAGAACGCCTTCCCTGCCAGCGGGCGCATCAGCCCCGACTACATGTGCATGGACTCCACCATCCCGCGCAAGCGCCTAGCCGACATCCTGCTGGCCATCCAGGCCATGGAGAAGAAGTACGACCTGCGCTGCTGCAACGTCTTCCACGCCGGCGACGGCAACCTGCACCCGCTGATCCTGTTCGACGCCAACGACCCCGACCAGTTGCACCGCTGCGAACTGTTCGGCGCCGACATCCTGGAAACCAGCGTGGCCCTGGGCGGCACCGTCACCGGGGAGCACGGCGTGGGAGTGGAAAAGCTCAGCAGCATGTGCGTGCAGTTCTCGCCCGAAGAACGCGCGCAGATGCTGGCGGTGAAGCACGCCTTCGACCCCGCGGGCGGGCTGAACCCCGGCAAGGTGATCCCCACGCTGCACCGCTGCGCCGAGTACGGAAAGATGCATGTGAAGAAGGGCCTGCTGCCCTTCCCCGAGCTGGAGCGGTTCTGA
- a CDS encoding Fe-S oxidoreductase (PFAM: Cysteine-rich domain) encodes MQTQLSPEFQGTPDGQAAEAILRKCVHCGFCTATCPTYQLLGDELDGPRGRIYLMKQVLEGATPTQATQQHLDRCLTCRNCESTCPSGVQYGALVDIGRRIVDAKVPREGKDRSVRWLLKEGLTSPAFAPAMALGKVFRPLLPESLKKKVPGPSGPRAKQWPTRPHARKVLMLLGCVQPAMMPNINSATARVLDAAGIQTLVADDAGCCGAIRAHLNDHEGGLADMRRNIDAWWPLVEGLTDAGTVEAIVFNASGCGTTVKEYGQALAHDPHYAAKAAKVAALSKDLSELLPTLVPVLKGRLRQSGAAKLAYHPPCSLQHGQKLKGGVEAGLTELGFDIQTCAVESHLCCGSAGTYSVLQPVLATQLRDRKLGHLKDVGAPTIVSANIGCIQHLQSGTATPVRHWVEVLDEALAG; translated from the coding sequence ATGCAGACCCAACTCTCACCCGAATTCCAGGGCACGCCCGACGGTCAGGCGGCCGAGGCCATCCTGCGCAAGTGCGTGCACTGCGGCTTCTGCACCGCCACCTGCCCCACCTACCAGTTGCTGGGCGATGAGCTGGACGGCCCGCGCGGGCGCATCTACCTGATGAAGCAGGTGCTGGAAGGCGCCACGCCCACCCAGGCCACGCAACAGCACCTGGACCGTTGCCTCACCTGCCGCAATTGCGAATCCACCTGCCCGTCCGGCGTGCAGTACGGCGCGCTGGTGGACATCGGCCGGCGCATCGTGGACGCCAAGGTGCCGCGCGAAGGCAAGGACCGCAGCGTGCGTTGGCTGCTGAAGGAAGGCCTCACCAGCCCGGCCTTCGCGCCCGCGATGGCGCTGGGCAAGGTGTTCCGGCCGCTGCTGCCTGAATCCTTGAAGAAGAAGGTGCCGGGCCCCAGCGGCCCGCGCGCCAAGCAGTGGCCCACCCGCCCCCATGCGCGCAAGGTGCTCATGCTGCTGGGCTGCGTGCAGCCGGCCATGATGCCCAACATCAACAGCGCCACCGCACGCGTGCTGGACGCCGCCGGCATCCAGACCCTGGTGGCCGACGACGCCGGTTGCTGCGGCGCCATCCGCGCCCACCTGAACGACCACGAAGGCGGCCTGGCGGACATGCGCCGCAACATCGACGCCTGGTGGCCGCTGGTCGAAGGCCTGACCGACGCCGGCACGGTGGAGGCCATCGTCTTCAACGCCAGCGGTTGCGGCACCACGGTGAAGGAGTACGGCCAGGCCCTGGCGCACGACCCGCACTACGCCGCCAAGGCCGCCAAGGTGGCCGCCCTGTCCAAGGACCTGAGCGAGCTGCTGCCCACGCTGGTGCCGGTGCTCAAAGGCAGGCTGCGCCAAAGCGGCGCCGCCAAGCTGGCCTACCACCCGCCGTGCTCGCTGCAGCACGGCCAGAAGTTGAAGGGCGGGGTGGAAGCCGGCCTGACCGAACTGGGCTTCGACATCCAGACCTGCGCGGTGGAAAGCCACTTGTGCTGCGGCTCGGCCGGCACCTACAGCGTGCTGCAGCCGGTGCTGGCCACCCAGTTGCGCGACCGCAAGCTGGGCCACCTGAAGGACGTGGGCGCGCCCACCATTGTGTCCGCCAACATCGGCTGCATCCAGCACCTGCAAAGCGGCACGGCCACGCCGGTGCGGCACTGGGTGGAAGTGCTGGACGAGGCGCTGGCGGGCTGA
- a CDS encoding FAD/FMN-dependent dehydrogenase (PFAM: FAD binding domain) gives MSQIGELARLIEQVNTARSEKKALCIRGGGTKDFYGEAPAGEPLSTRALAGISAYEPSELVVTVRAGTLLSELESALASQGQCLAFEPPRFADGGTVGGMVAAGLAGPARAAVGSVRDFVLGATLLNGKGEVMSFGGQVMKNVAGYDVSRLLAGSMGVLGLILEVSLKVLPRPAATATLRFEWEQAEALAQLQAWGGQPLPVNASAWWNGMLVLRLAGAGAAVQSAITKLGGELIAPETASVFWNGLRDQRDEFFHSAQAALAGGARLWRLSLPPVAPALELSGEQLVEWGGALRWLVSAAAPAQVRDAAARVGGHAAIFRGDKTGGALPPLGEPLARIHRDLKTAFDPDRVFNPGRLLPGL, from the coding sequence ATGTCCCAGATTGGAGAACTGGCCCGCCTGATCGAGCAGGTGAACACCGCCCGCAGCGAGAAGAAGGCGCTGTGCATCCGCGGCGGCGGCACCAAGGACTTCTACGGCGAAGCGCCCGCGGGCGAGCCACTGTCCACCCGCGCGCTGGCCGGCATCTCGGCCTACGAACCCAGCGAGCTGGTGGTGACGGTGCGCGCCGGCACCCTGCTGTCCGAGCTGGAAAGCGCGCTGGCCAGCCAGGGCCAGTGCCTGGCCTTCGAACCGCCGCGCTTTGCCGACGGGGGCACCGTGGGCGGCATGGTGGCCGCCGGCCTGGCGGGCCCGGCCCGCGCCGCGGTGGGCAGCGTGCGCGACTTCGTGCTCGGCGCCACGCTGCTGAACGGCAAGGGCGAAGTGATGAGCTTCGGCGGCCAGGTGATGAAGAACGTGGCCGGCTACGACGTCAGCCGCCTGCTGGCCGGCAGCATGGGCGTGCTGGGCCTCATCCTGGAGGTGTCGCTGAAGGTGCTGCCGCGCCCGGCGGCCACCGCCACGCTGCGCTTTGAATGGGAACAGGCCGAGGCCCTGGCGCAGCTCCAGGCCTGGGGCGGCCAGCCGCTGCCGGTCAATGCCAGCGCCTGGTGGAACGGCATGCTGGTGCTGCGCCTGGCGGGTGCCGGCGCGGCGGTGCAGTCGGCCATCACGAAACTGGGTGGTGAGCTCATCGCTCCCGAAACCGCCAGCGTGTTCTGGAACGGGCTGCGCGACCAGCGCGACGAGTTCTTCCACAGCGCCCAGGCCGCCCTGGCCGGCGGAGCGCGCTTGTGGCGCTTGTCCCTGCCGCCGGTGGCGCCGGCGCTGGAGCTGTCGGGCGAGCAGCTCGTCGAATGGGGCGGTGCGCTGCGCTGGCTGGTCAGCGCAGCCGCGCCCGCGCAGGTGCGCGACGCCGCTGCGCGCGTGGGCGGGCACGCCGCCATCTTCCGCGGCGACAAGACCGGCGGCGCGTTGCCGCCCTTGGGTGAACCGCTGGCGCGCATCCACCGCGACCTGAAGACCGCCTTCGACCCCGACCGCGTGTTCAACCCCGGCCGCCTGCTGCCAGGGCTGTGA
- a CDS encoding methylase involved in ubiquinone/menaquinone biosynthesis (PFAM: Methyltransferase domain) translates to MSAVTNPPGDADLRTYYARRAREYEAIYHKPERQADLRTLEAWLPGVFANRRVLEIACGTGWWSPHGASACTQWLATDANPEVIEIARSKPLPAGKVRFALVDAYTLAELGDAKFDAAFAGFWWSHVPVKQLPDFLRTLHARLAPGSPVVFMDNRYVAGSSTPLSRTDAHGNTYQQRTLADGSTHEVMKNFPQRDEVLALLGKSARDIRWTELEFFWTLEYTTAGRN, encoded by the coding sequence ATGAGCGCGGTGACAAATCCCCCCGGCGACGCCGACCTGCGCACCTACTACGCGCGGCGTGCGCGCGAGTACGAGGCCATCTACCACAAGCCTGAGCGCCAGGCGGATCTGCGCACGCTGGAGGCCTGGCTGCCGGGGGTGTTCGCGAACCGGCGCGTGCTGGAAATAGCCTGCGGCACCGGCTGGTGGTCGCCGCACGGCGCCAGCGCCTGCACCCAGTGGCTGGCCACCGACGCCAACCCCGAGGTGATCGAGATCGCGCGCAGCAAGCCCCTGCCTGCGGGCAAGGTTCGCTTCGCCCTGGTGGACGCCTACACCCTGGCCGAACTGGGTGACGCGAAGTTCGACGCGGCGTTTGCCGGCTTCTGGTGGAGCCATGTGCCGGTGAAGCAGTTGCCTGATTTCCTTCGCACCCTGCACGCGCGGCTGGCGCCAGGCTCGCCCGTGGTGTTCATGGACAACCGCTACGTGGCCGGCAGCAGCACGCCGCTGTCGCGCACCGATGCGCATGGCAACACCTACCAGCAGCGCACGCTGGCCGACGGCAGCACGCACGAGGTGATGAAGAACTTTCCGCAGCGCGACGAGGTGCTGGCCTTGCTGGGCAAGTCGGCGCGCGACATCCGGTGGACCGAGCTCGAATTCTTCTGGACCCTGGAATACACCACCGCCGGGCGGAACTGA
- a CDS encoding NADPH-dependent glutamate synthase beta chain-like oxidoreductase (PFAM: Pyridine nucleotide-disulphide oxidoreductase), translated as MTTMHKPYAITLDVGSSLANKTGSWRTQRPVYVDRLPPCNAQCPAGEDIQGWLFHAESGNYEAAWRHLTRDNPFPAIMGRVCYHSCEAACNRGSIDSAVGINSVERFLGDEAIKRGWRFEPPTHSSGKQVLIVGAGPSGMSAAYHLRRLGHAVTVMEAGPLMGGMMRFGIPKYRLPREVLDAEMQRIIDMGVGVQLGAKVADIAQTMVDGGYDAAFLAVGAHIAKRAYIPAKDSSHILDAVSVLRSMEGEDQPMLGRRVVVYGGGNTAIDVARTAKRLGATEAIIVYRRTREKMPAHDFEVEEALEEGVMVKWLSTIKQADAGSLTIEKMILDEKGNPQPTGEFETLEADSLVLALGQDVDLSLLDGVPGLELKDGVVQVDPATMMTGHPGLFAGGDMVPAERNVTVAVGHGKKAARNIDAWLRGATAETGAKHAPASFDRLNPWYYSDAPKTVRPQLDLARRTSSFDEVQSGLTEDNALFEARRCLSCGNCFECDNCYGVCPDNAVIKLGPGQRFAINLDYCKGCGMCAAECPCGAIDMVNEET; from the coding sequence ATGACCACCATGCACAAGCCCTACGCCATCACGCTGGACGTTGGCTCATCCCTGGCCAACAAGACGGGCAGCTGGCGCACGCAGCGCCCGGTCTATGTCGACCGCCTGCCGCCCTGCAATGCGCAGTGCCCGGCCGGCGAGGACATCCAGGGCTGGCTGTTCCACGCCGAGAGCGGCAACTACGAAGCCGCCTGGCGCCACCTGACGCGCGACAACCCCTTCCCGGCCATCATGGGCCGGGTCTGCTACCACTCCTGCGAGGCGGCTTGCAACCGCGGCAGCATCGATTCGGCGGTGGGCATCAATTCGGTCGAACGCTTCCTCGGCGACGAAGCCATCAAGCGGGGCTGGCGCTTCGAGCCGCCGACGCACAGCAGCGGCAAGCAGGTGCTGATCGTCGGCGCCGGGCCCTCGGGCATGTCGGCGGCCTACCACCTGCGCCGCCTGGGCCACGCCGTCACGGTGATGGAAGCCGGCCCGCTGATGGGCGGCATGATGCGTTTCGGCATTCCCAAGTACCGCCTGCCGCGCGAGGTGCTCGACGCCGAGATGCAGCGCATCATCGACATGGGTGTGGGCGTGCAGCTGGGCGCCAAGGTGGCCGACATCGCCCAGACCATGGTCGACGGCGGCTACGACGCGGCCTTCCTGGCGGTGGGCGCGCACATCGCCAAACGCGCCTACATCCCTGCCAAGGACAGCTCGCACATCCTCGACGCGGTGAGCGTGCTGCGCAGCATGGAAGGCGAGGACCAACCGATGCTGGGCCGCCGCGTGGTCGTCTACGGCGGCGGCAACACCGCCATCGACGTGGCCCGCACCGCCAAGCGGCTGGGCGCCACCGAGGCCATCATCGTCTACCGCCGCACCCGCGAGAAGATGCCGGCGCACGATTTCGAGGTCGAAGAAGCGCTGGAAGAAGGCGTGATGGTCAAGTGGCTGTCCACCATCAAGCAGGCCGACGCCGGCAGCCTGACGATCGAGAAGATGATCCTCGATGAAAAGGGCAACCCGCAGCCCACCGGCGAGTTCGAGACGCTGGAGGCCGACTCGCTGGTGCTGGCGCTGGGCCAGGACGTCGACCTGTCGCTGCTCGATGGCGTGCCGGGCCTGGAACTGAAGGACGGCGTGGTGCAGGTTGACCCGGCGACGATGATGACCGGCCATCCGGGCCTGTTCGCCGGCGGCGACATGGTGCCGGCCGAGCGCAACGTGACCGTCGCCGTGGGTCACGGCAAGAAGGCCGCGCGGAACATCGACGCCTGGCTGCGCGGCGCCACCGCAGAGACCGGCGCCAAGCACGCACCCGCCAGCTTCGACCGCTTGAACCCCTGGTACTACAGCGACGCCCCCAAGACCGTGCGCCCGCAGCTCGACCTGGCCCGACGTACCAGCAGCTTCGACGAGGTGCAGAGCGGCCTGACCGAGGACAACGCCCTGTTCGAGGCGCGCCGTTGCCTGAGCTGCGGCAACTGCTTCGAGTGCGACAACTGCTACGGCGTGTGCCCGGACAACGCCGTCATCAAGCTCGGGCCCGGGCAGCGCTTCGCGATCAACCTCGACTACTGCAAGGGCTGCGGCATGTGCGCCGCAGAATGCCCCTGCGGCGCGATCGACATGGTCAACGAAGAAACCTGA
- a CDS encoding 2-oxoacid:ferredoxin oxidoreductase, alpha subunit (PFAM: domain; Transketolase, C-terminal domain) — translation MLKQVEGSQAVAEAVALSRPEVICAYPISPQTHIVEGLGERVKDGTLTPCEFINVESEFAAMSVAIGSSAAGARTYTATASQGLLFMAEAVYNASGLGLPIVMTVANRAIGAPINIWNDHSDSMSQRDCGWIQLFAETNQEALDLHIQAFKLGEELSMPVMVCMDGFILTHAVERVDMPAQAEVDAFLPPYEPRQVLDPADPVSIGAMVGPEAFMEVRYLAHAKQTMALERIPQIAEEFSARFGRASGGLVRGYRCEDAETIVVALGSVLGTLKDTVDELRLDGLKVGVLGIQSFRPFPLAAVRAALQGAKRVVVLEKSFSVGLGGVVSTDVRLALSGLHLNGYTVVAGLGGRAITKASLNRMLREAIIDRLQPLTFLDLDWGIVNRHLERERSMRRSGPVAESLLRDLGTVASKVS, via the coding sequence ATGCTTAAGCAAGTTGAAGGCTCACAGGCCGTTGCCGAGGCGGTGGCGCTGTCGCGTCCCGAGGTGATCTGCGCCTACCCGATTTCACCGCAGACGCACATCGTGGAAGGCCTGGGCGAACGGGTGAAGGACGGCACGCTCACGCCTTGCGAGTTCATCAACGTGGAAAGCGAGTTCGCCGCGATGAGCGTGGCCATCGGCTCTTCGGCGGCCGGCGCGCGCACCTACACCGCCACCGCCAGCCAGGGCCTGCTGTTCATGGCCGAGGCCGTGTACAACGCCTCCGGCTTGGGGCTGCCCATCGTGATGACGGTGGCCAACCGCGCCATCGGCGCACCCATCAACATCTGGAACGACCACAGCGACAGCATGAGCCAGCGCGACTGCGGCTGGATCCAGCTGTTTGCCGAGACCAACCAGGAGGCGCTGGACCTGCACATCCAGGCCTTCAAGCTGGGCGAGGAGCTGAGCATGCCGGTGATGGTGTGCATGGACGGCTTCATCCTCACCCACGCGGTGGAACGGGTGGACATGCCGGCGCAGGCCGAGGTCGATGCCTTCCTGCCGCCCTACGAGCCGCGCCAGGTGCTGGACCCGGCCGACCCGGTGTCCATCGGCGCGATGGTCGGCCCCGAGGCCTTCATGGAAGTGCGCTACCTGGCGCACGCCAAGCAGACCATGGCGCTGGAGCGCATCCCGCAGATCGCCGAAGAGTTCAGCGCGCGTTTCGGCCGCGCTTCGGGCGGGCTGGTGCGGGGCTACCGTTGCGAGGACGCCGAGACCATCGTCGTGGCCCTGGGTTCGGTGCTGGGCACCCTGAAGGACACCGTCGACGAGTTGCGCCTGGACGGCCTGAAGGTCGGTGTGCTGGGCATCCAGTCGTTCCGGCCCTTCCCGCTGGCCGCGGTGCGCGCCGCGCTGCAGGGCGCCAAGCGCGTGGTGGTGCTGGAAAAAAGCTTCTCGGTCGGCCTGGGCGGCGTGGTCTCCACCGACGTGCGGCTGGCCCTGTCGGGCCTGCACCTGAACGGCTACACCGTGGTGGCAGGCCTGGGCGGGCGTGCCATCACCAAGGCGTCGCTGAACCGCATGCTGCGCGAGGCCATCATCGACCGGTTGCAGCCGCTGACCTTCCTCGACCTGGACTGGGGCATCGTCAACCGCCACCTTGAACGCGAACGCTCGATGCGCCGCAGCGGACCGGTGGCCGAAAGCCTGTTGCGCGACCTGGGCACTGTGGCCTCGAAAGTGAGCTGA
- a CDS encoding hypothetical protein (PFAM: Putative peptidoglycan binding domain) codes for MLFARVRHAAVLAAMATLALSARPALAAADGAFAIKGIGASDCSLAVREYTAGTPNAMMYGGWIYGYLTALNQLNPGTFDLAPWQDLNTLTNFVVDYCKKNPKVTFADATFKMAVALNPDRLTARTAFVRFRQNGRDFTLYATTLERMAAKLTSKGLLKTKYDSAKPAYTPDMVAAVKAFQQSRKLKATGDPDQQTLFELLQR; via the coding sequence ATGTTGTTCGCCCGCGTTCGCCACGCCGCCGTCCTGGCCGCAATGGCCACCCTGGCCCTGTCGGCCCGTCCGGCCCTGGCGGCCGCCGACGGCGCCTTTGCCATCAAGGGCATCGGCGCGTCCGATTGTTCGTTGGCCGTGCGCGAATACACCGCCGGCACCCCCAACGCCATGATGTATGGCGGCTGGATCTACGGTTACCTCACGGCGCTGAACCAGCTGAATCCGGGCACCTTCGACCTGGCGCCCTGGCAGGACCTGAACACCCTGACCAACTTCGTCGTCGACTACTGCAAGAAGAACCCCAAGGTCACTTTCGCCGACGCCACCTTCAAGATGGCGGTGGCGCTGAACCCTGACCGTCTGACCGCCCGCACCGCTTTTGTCCGCTTCCGCCAGAACGGGCGCGATTTCACCCTGTACGCCACGACCCTGGAGCGCATGGCCGCCAAGCTGACCAGCAAGGGCCTGCTGAAGACCAAGTACGACAGCGCCAAGCCGGCCTACACGCCGGACATGGTGGCGGCGGTGAAGGCCTTCCAGCAGAGTCGCAAGCTCAAAGCCACCGGCGACCCCGACCAGCAGACCCTGTTCGAGCTGCTTCAGCGCTGA